In Macadamia integrifolia cultivar HAES 741 chromosome 12, SCU_Mint_v3, whole genome shotgun sequence, the following are encoded in one genomic region:
- the LOC122057404 gene encoding probable polygalacturonase, with translation MASSRNPRIKQIIETVAVIVLLGLVGLKGAESGSSFSYQAINCRKHSASLTGFGGVGDGKTSNTIAFRKAIEHLSQFGAQGGSQLIVPPGKWLTGSFNLTSHFTLFLHKDAVILASQDEKDYPIIPPLPSYGRGRELPGPRYGAFIYGTNLTDIVITGNNGTIDGQGAIWWEKFRNNQTNYTRPHLIEIMYSNQVQISNLTLLNSQNWVVHPVYSSNVLVLGLTILAPIDSANTDGIDPDSCTNVRIEDCFVVSGDDCIAIKSGWDQYGIAFGMPTKHVIIRRFTCISPDSAVIALGSEMSGGIEDVRIEDIYALNSQSGVRIKSAPGRGGYVKDIFVRRFTMNTMKYVFWMTGAYGSHPDDGYDPKALPVIKGINYNDMVAQNVTMAANLAGIDNDPFTGICMSNVTIGLSPKPKKVQWNCTDIAGTTSEVTPPPCSLLPDNGKSTCPFPTNKLPIEDVKLQTCSY, from the exons ATGGCTTCCTCTAGAAATCCCAGAATAAAACAa ATAATTGAGACAGTCGCAGTGATAGTATTGCTTGGATTGGTGGGCTTAAAAGGAGCCGAATCGGGTTCCAGCTTCAGTTACCAAGCGATAAATTGCAGAAAACACAGCGCGTCACTGACGGGTTTTGGCGGTGTTGGAGATGGAAAGACTTCAAATACCATTGCCTTCCGTAAGGCAATCGAACATCTCAGCCAGTTTGGAGCACAAGGTGGATCCCAATTGATCGTTCCTCCTGGAAAATGGCTTACTGGGAGCTTCAACCTTACCAGCCATTTCACTCTGTTTCTCCACAAGGATGCTGTTATCCTTGCTTCCCAG GATGAGAAAGACTATCCCATTATCCCTCCTTTGCCTTCCTATGGGAGAGGAAGAGAATTACCTGGTCCAAGATATGGAGCTTTCATTTATGGTACAAACCTAACTGATATTGTCATTACAG GTAATAACGGCACCATTGATGGCCAAGGTGCTATTTGGTGGGAAAAATTCCGCAATAACCAGACTAACTATACTCGACCTCACCTGATTGAGATCATGTACTCTAACCAAGTCCAGATATCCAATCTGACTCTACTTAACTCTCAAAATTGGGTTGTTCATCCTGTTTATAGCAG TAATGTGTTAGTGTTGGGCCTTACCATCCTTGCACCAATTGATTCAGCAAACACTGATGGGATCGATCCGG ATTCATGCACAAATGTTAGAATTGAAGACTGTTTTGTAGTTTCAGGAGATGACTGCATTGCAATAAAGAGTGGTTGGGATCAATATGGAATAGCTTTCGGGATGCCCACGAAGCATGTCATTATCAGAAGGTTCACCTGCATTTCCCCTGACAGTGCTGTTATCGCTCTCGGAAGTGAGATGTCCGGCGGCATCGAGGATGTCAGGATTGAAGACATTTATGCCTTGAACTCACAGTCCGGGGTGAGAATCAAATCAGCTCCTGGGAGAGGTGGATATGTGAAAGACATATTTGTAAGAAGATTTACAATGAATACAATGAAGTATGTCTTCTGGATGACAGGAGCTTATGGTTCTCACCCAGATGATGGCTATGATCCCAAAGCACTTCCTGTTATTAAAGGGATTAATTACAATGACATGGTTGCCCAGAATGTCACCATGGCTGCAAATTTGGCTGGTATTGACAATGATCCCTTTACTGGAATTTGCATGTCTAATGTCACAATTGGACTCTCTCCAAAACCCAAGAAGGTGCAGTGGAACTGCACCGATATCGCCGGAACAACCAGTGAAGTGACTCCTCCACCTTGTTCTTTGTTGCCAGATAATGGCAAGAGCACTTGCCCTTTTCCAACCAACAAGCTACCAATCGAAGATGTCAAATTGCAAACTTGTTCTTACTGA